GCTCACCCGATGGTAGTCGCGCCGGGGTGGTATGCGACGGTGGCGACGCGAGAGACTACCGTTGTCCGCGTGAGTGCCTTTCCTTGCAGCGAAGACGTCCTGCCGGATTCGGTGACCCTGATCCCGCTGCCCGACGTGGCCGAGCAGTTGGGCATGGTGGTCACGCGAGTGCATCAGATGCTGCGCGACCATCAGATAATCGCCGTCCGCCGCGACGGCGTTGCCGGAATCCCGAAGGAGTTCTTCGACTCCACCGGAGCCGTCGCCAAACACGTGACCGGTTTGATCACGGTGATGCGTGACGGCAAATACACCGACGAGGAAATCCTCGAATGGATCTACACCGAGGACGAATCCCTGCCCGGCCGTCCCATCGACGCCATTCACGGGCCGCTCGCCCGTGAGGTGATCCGCCGGGCCGCGGCCGACCCGTTCTAGCAACCTCCTCGACAACCCGGTGCCGGCGGCACCGGGCCCGCGCATCGATGGCGGTCAGTTCCGCAGGGGACCGACCGCCAGCAATTCGCGTGCCGCGACACGCAATCGACGACGTTGCGGCACCACCGCCCGCCGGGTGAACACCGCGTAGTCGGCGCGTTCGATCTCGTCGAGAATTCCGCCGTACAGCGTGGCGGCGGTGCGAATGGCGGGGCGCACACGCGGGGTGAGCAATTCGATGCCGGGTATCGCGCGGCGATAGACGCCCCGGTTGATCGCGATCAAATGCGCGAGTGCGCGCCGCACCCGCGGATCGGTGCGCCCGGATGCCCGGCAGTGCGACAGCAGTTCGGCGTCCACCCCGAATGCCGCGAATTCGTCGGCGGGCAGATACACGCGCCCGCGATCGAGATCCTCGCCGATATCCCGCAGGAAATTGGTGAGCTGGAACGCTTCTCCCAAGGCGGCGGCGGCCGGTTCGGCCTCGGCGACGGGGACGACGGTGCCCAGCACCGGCACCAATTGCAATCCGATGGCGGCCGCGGAACCGCGCATGTACTCGCGCAGTTCGGCCATGCTCGCGTAGCGGTCGCGGTAGTGCGGTCCGCCCGGGATGTCCATGCGCATGGAGTCGAGGAACACCCAGAAGTGCTCGGCGGCAATCGAATACCGCCGGATGGTGTCCGACACCGCGAGCAGCGCCCGCGCCTGCGGCCCGTCGGGGACCTCCAGGGGCGCGTCGACCAGCCGGGCCCGCAGTTCGTGTTCGATCGCATCGAGCCGCGCCGCGGATTCGCCTGCCCGGCCGGGCGCGTCGGCCGCGTCCACGATGTCGTCGACCAGCCGCGCGAACGCGTAGAGCGCGTGCACGGCCGGTCTTCGCTCGGGTTCCAGCAGCCGGGTGGCCAGGAAGTAGGTGCGTCCGTGGGCGGCGGCGATGCGGCGGCAGTCCCGGTAGGCGCGTTCGAGTGTGGTCACGCGGGGGCCGGGTGCGGGTGGGCCGCACGCAGTTTCAGCGGGTCCACGGTCGACAACGACAGCGCCGCCACCACCGCCGCGAAGGTGGCCAGGGCGACGTGCACCCAGTCGTAGAGCCCGATCGACCCGTCCGGCTGGAACACCAGCATCAGCCAGGTGCACACGCCGACCAGCACCTGCAGGGTCGTGGTGGACAGCGCGAAGCCGGCGGCCAGGGCCAGCGGCCACGAGTAGTACCAGGGCAGTGCGGCCGGCGACAGGATCACGATGGCCACGAACGCGACCAGGATGCCGAACACGGCCTCCTTCTCGCTGTTGCGGAAGCGCCACCAGGCCCACAGCAGGATGCTGACCATGACCGCTTCGCACAGCGGACGGGTCACGCCCAGTACCGATTCCATGCGCAGCGGTGTCACCCAGGTGACCATGTGCGCCAGCACGGTCGGCAGCGACAACCAGTTGATGATCTTGTTGGAGCCCGACAGCGCGGTGAGCCAGCCGATTTGGTGATCACGCAGGCCCGTGAGCAGGGTCGCCGTGCCGAACACGGCCGCGAAGACCGCCACCCCCAGCGCGCTGATCTTGGCGAAGGTCAGCATGGGATGCGGCAGATCGCCCTCGTGCTGCGCGGCCCGGCGTTCGCGTTCGTGAATGATCCAGATCCATACCAGGAATGGCAGCGCGATGCCCGCGGTCGCCTTCACCGCGACACCGATGGCGACCACCACGATGCCCCACACGTGATGATGCTCGAGCACCAGCGCGATGCCCGCGGCCATCAACCCGACCATGAGCATCTCGTTGTGCACGCCGCCGATGAGATGAATGAGCACCAGCGGATTGAGCACCGCCAGCCACAGCGCGGTGGTGGGCTTGCCGCCCAGATGTTTGGTCAGATGCGGTACCGCCCACACCATCAGCGCCAGCCCGGGCAGCATGACCAGTCGCAGCGCGATGGTGCCCGCGACCACGTTGTCCCCGGTGATGGTGGTGATGGCGCGCCCGATGAGCAGGAAGATCGGCCCGTAGGGCGCGGTGGTGGTGAGCCACACCGGGCTCACATTGTCCAGCACCACCGCGGCATTGGCCTTCAACTCCACCGGCCCGTACACGTACGGGTTGATGTGGTCGCGCAGCATCGCGCCCTGCGCCAGATACGAATAGGCGTCGCGGCTGAACATGGGCACCGCGAACAGCAGCGGGAAGATCCAGACGCCGACGATGGCGCGCAGTTCGGCGATGGTCACCTCGGTGCCCGGCTGCTTGCCGATCACGATGCGGCCCAGCCGGACCCACGCGGTGATCATGGCGATCACGCCGATCCACACGAACACCGACGACAGCACCAGCCCGTGCCCGAAGCGCAGCCACGACAGGTGCATGGCCTCGAGCAGTGGGTCGTTGCGCCGCACGCTGCCCGCGCCGAAGCCGCCGAAGGTGATCAGTAACGCACCGAAGAATCCGAGCGTGGCCGAGTGACCGGCCGGGCCGCGAACGAAGTCGGCGGCACTGCTCATCCAGCCGTGCGATGCGGAGCCGTCGGCGAGGACCCGCGGCGCGGAGATGCGCTGCGCGGTGTCGGGAGCGGGGGCGGCTTCCGTATCGGGGGTCGGCATAGGCGGTCGTTCCCCCCGGAAAGGTCGGCGGCGGCAGCCGCGTTCGGATTGTGGACGCCGGTCAGTCTAGTGCTTGCGCACCGATGCCACCGCCCCGGAGTCACGTGATCGCGCCCCGGCATGTCGGAGGTCGCCGAGCAGGCGCTCCGCGGCCAGTCTGCCCGACAACAGCACGGTCGGCACGCCGACGCCGGGCACCGTGCCCGAGCCCGCGAGCACGACATTCGCGCGGCCGCGCACCAGGTTTCGGGTGCGGAAGGGACCGGTCTGCCGGAACAGGTGCGCGGCCGAGAACGGGGTGCCCGCGAGCATGCCCTTGGCTTTCCAGGTGTGCGGGGTGTCGACATGGTCGATGCGGAAGTGCTCCGAAATCCCTTGGTAGCCGCGCTCTTCCAGCGTCTCGAGCAGTTCGCGCAGGTAGAACGGGGTGAGCTGCTCCCAGGTCAGAGGCGCGGCGGCCAGATTGGGACAGGGGGCCAGCAGGGACAGCGGCTCGTAGCGCCTGGTCTCGCGCAGGTGTCCGTCACGATCGATGTGGCCGCCGGGCCGCTCGAGATAGAGGCCCGGATCGGTGAGCGCGGGCCGGGTCAGCAGCAACGACGGATCGCTCATGAGGGCGCCCCGGCCGGGCCGGGCCGCGATCTCGGCGAAGGTGCGATCCCATTCCCGCCCGAAGTCGATGGTGTGGTGCGCGCGCACCGGCCAGTCGCGGGTGACGTCGGCGGGAATGGTGCCGTGCGCCACCACCGCCGACGGGGAGGCCCGCAGTCCGCGCCGATGCCGCAGTCCGAAGCGCGGCAGCGAGCCGAGGTCGGCGGTCACCACGACGGCGTCGCAGTCGAAGACGCGTCCGTCCGCGGTCCGCACCGCGCGCGCCCGGCGGCCCCGATAGTCGATGCCGGTCACGTCGGCCCGCAGCTCGAGGGTCCCGCCGGCGTCGGTGAGCGCGCGCGCCAGCGCCGCGGCGATCGCGCGCATCCCGCCCTCGGGGTAGTAGACGCCCAGGCAGGTGTCCATATAGGGGATGGCGCCGTATACGCCCAGCGCCTGATTCGGGGCCATGCCCGCGAACAACGCCTGGAAGCTGAACAGCCGGGCCACCTGCGAATCCCCCACCAGGCGGCCGACTTTCGGGCCGAGCCGCCCGAACGCGCCCAGCCGCACCAGCCGTGCCAGGGCGTCGCGCTTGGCGGGAACGCGCACCATGTCCAGCGGGGAATCGAAGTTGGTGTCCATGAACTGCTCGAATTCGGCCTGGTACACGGCCCGCAGCCAACCGCGTAGTCGCCGGTAGCGGCGCGCGGTCTCGGGGCCGCGCACGCGTGCGAGTTCGGCGGCCATGGCCGTCTCGTCGGAATGCACGCCGATCACCGAGCCATCCGCGAACCGGGCCTGGTACGCCGGGGCCAGATCGAGAATGCGCAGCCCGACCGATTCGCGGGTGTGCCCGACCGCGCCGAGCGCCTCGTCGATCAACTCGGGCAGGGTGAGAATCGTTGCCCCGGAGTCGATCTCGTAGTCGGGTCCGCGATAGGCGCCGACGCGTCCGCCGGGGCGGTCGTCGCGTTCGAGGACCGTCACCTGCCGTCCGGCGCCCACCAGGTGCAGCGCCGCCGCCAGCCCGGACAGTCCCGCGCCCACCACGACCACCCGATCGACCGGTCCCGCAACAGTTTTCATGCCGGCCCCGCGGATCAGTACGCGCGCGCGGTGGCGGCCAGCGCCATGGCGCGCAGCTGCCGCTTGGCGTCGGGGGTGGCGGTGCTGGCCTCGAGCGCGGTCAGCGCCTGATCGGTGAGCACGCCGATGCGTTTCTCCACGGCGTCGACCGCACCGAGTTCGGTGAGGGCCGTACGCAATTCGGCGACCTGCTCGGGGGTGAGGTCGGTGCCGAGCCCGGCGCGAATGAGGCCGGCCGCCGCCGGGGCGGTGGCGTCGGCGCGCCGCAGCGCCTCGGCGATGAGCACGGTGCGCTTGCCCTCGCGCAGATCGTCACCCGACGGCTTGCCGGTGACGGCCGGATCGCCGAACACGCCGAGCAGATCGTCGCGCAGCTGGAAGGCGATGCCGATATCGGTGCCGAATTCCCGGTAGGCGGCGACCAATTCGGGTCCGGCCCCCGCCAGCGCGGCGCCCATGTGCAGCGGCCGTTCGATGGTGTAGGCGGCGGTCTTGAAGCGGTTGATGCGCAGCGCCGCCTCGACGGTCTCGTCACCGGCGGATTCGCCGTGAATGTCGAGCAGCTGCCCGCCCAGCACCTCGGTGCGCATGGCCGCCCACACCGGCGCGAAGCGGGCGGCGGCGTCGGCGGGCAGGCCGGCGTCGCGGGTCATGTCGTCGGCCCAGGCCAGCGCCAGATCGCCGATCAGCACCGCAACGCTGACCCCGTGGTGATCGCTGTCACCCGACCAGCGCCGATCCCGGTGCCGCTGTTCGTAATCCACGTGCACGGTCGGGAATCCGCGCCGGGTGCGCGAGGAGTCGATGATGTCGTCGTGGATCAGCGCGCACGCCTGCACCAGCTCGAGCGCCGAGCAGGCGGTGAGCACCGCGTCGGCGTCTGGATCGTCGGCGCCGCGGCCCGCGCCCAGCCAGCCCGTCCACGCGAAGGACGGGCGGGTGCGCTTGCCGCCGCGGATCACGAAGTCCTCCAAGGCCCGCGCCGCGTCCACGAACACCGGCCCGAGCGGCGCCACGATCGGCTCCCGGGTGCGGAAGAAGGCGGTCAGGCGGTCCTCGACGGCGGCGACGAGCGATCCCGCGCCGACCGGCTGGCGCGTCGGGGTACCTGGTCCGGCGGACAGGGGAGCCTCCTTGATGAGTGCCGTGGGGGCGGTTGAGCCCGCTGGTCTGCTTCCCCCGGAGCCGACCCGAACGCGAACCGCTCGAGCCGCGCGGGATTCGCTCCCGACAATACCCAAGCCCCGATCCGGGCCCGGGAATCGGTCGTGCCGATCCCGCCGCGGCGGCCGGCGGTCACCGCGCGCGGGGGCGCGCACCGGTCCCACCTGCTGGGACAGGCGCAGGGCGGGGTCCGGGGCCGGTGCGTGCCCCGTAAAATGTCGGCGTGAGTTTCGACAATGTACGGGGATATTCGACCCCTGGCCGAGTTTCCCGCACACCGCA
This sequence is a window from Nocardia yunnanensis. Protein-coding genes within it:
- a CDS encoding Rv2175c family DNA-binding protein, whose product is MSAFPCSEDVLPDSVTLIPLPDVAEQLGMVVTRVHQMLRDHQIIAVRRDGVAGIPKEFFDSTGAVAKHVTGLITVMRDGKYTDEEILEWIYTEDESLPGRPIDAIHGPLAREVIRRAAADPF
- a CDS encoding phytoene/squalene synthase family protein — encoded protein: MTTLERAYRDCRRIAAAHGRTYFLATRLLEPERRPAVHALYAFARLVDDIVDAADAPGRAGESAARLDAIEHELRARLVDAPLEVPDGPQARALLAVSDTIRRYSIAAEHFWVFLDSMRMDIPGGPHYRDRYASMAELREYMRGSAAAIGLQLVPVLGTVVPVAEAEPAAAALGEAFQLTNFLRDIGEDLDRGRVYLPADEFAAFGVDAELLSHCRASGRTDPRVRRALAHLIAINRGVYRRAIPGIELLTPRVRPAIRTAATLYGGILDEIERADYAVFTRRAVVPQRRRLRVAARELLAVGPLRN
- a CDS encoding alpha-(1->6)-mannopyranosyltransferase A, translated to MPTPDTEAAPAPDTAQRISAPRVLADGSASHGWMSSAADFVRGPAGHSATLGFFGALLITFGGFGAGSVRRNDPLLEAMHLSWLRFGHGLVLSSVFVWIGVIAMITAWVRLGRIVIGKQPGTEVTIAELRAIVGVWIFPLLFAVPMFSRDAYSYLAQGAMLRDHINPYVYGPVELKANAAVVLDNVSPVWLTTTAPYGPIFLLIGRAITTITGDNVVAGTIALRLVMLPGLALMVWAVPHLTKHLGGKPTTALWLAVLNPLVLIHLIGGVHNEMLMVGLMAAGIALVLEHHHVWGIVVVAIGVAVKATAGIALPFLVWIWIIHERERRAAQHEGDLPHPMLTFAKISALGVAVFAAVFGTATLLTGLRDHQIGWLTALSGSNKIINWLSLPTVLAHMVTWVTPLRMESVLGVTRPLCEAVMVSILLWAWWRFRNSEKEAVFGILVAFVAIVILSPAALPWYYSWPLALAAGFALSTTTLQVLVGVCTWLMLVFQPDGSIGLYDWVHVALATFAAVVAALSLSTVDPLKLRAAHPHPAPA
- the crtI gene encoding phytoene desaturase family protein, whose protein sequence is MKTVAGPVDRVVVVGAGLSGLAAALHLVGAGRQVTVLERDDRPGGRVGAYRGPDYEIDSGATILTLPELIDEALGAVGHTRESVGLRILDLAPAYQARFADGSVIGVHSDETAMAAELARVRGPETARRYRRLRGWLRAVYQAEFEQFMDTNFDSPLDMVRVPAKRDALARLVRLGAFGRLGPKVGRLVGDSQVARLFSFQALFAGMAPNQALGVYGAIPYMDTCLGVYYPEGGMRAIAAALARALTDAGGTLELRADVTGIDYRGRRARAVRTADGRVFDCDAVVVTADLGSLPRFGLRHRRGLRASPSAVVAHGTIPADVTRDWPVRAHHTIDFGREWDRTFAEIAARPGRGALMSDPSLLLTRPALTDPGLYLERPGGHIDRDGHLRETRRYEPLSLLAPCPNLAAAPLTWEQLTPFYLRELLETLEERGYQGISEHFRIDHVDTPHTWKAKGMLAGTPFSAAHLFRQTGPFRTRNLVRGRANVVLAGSGTVPGVGVPTVLLSGRLAAERLLGDLRHAGARSRDSGAVASVRKH
- a CDS encoding polyprenyl synthetase family protein, giving the protein MKEAPLSAGPGTPTRQPVGAGSLVAAVEDRLTAFFRTREPIVAPLGPVFVDAARALEDFVIRGGKRTRPSFAWTGWLGAGRGADDPDADAVLTACSALELVQACALIHDDIIDSSRTRRGFPTVHVDYEQRHRDRRWSGDSDHHGVSVAVLIGDLALAWADDMTRDAGLPADAAARFAPVWAAMRTEVLGGQLLDIHGESAGDETVEAALRINRFKTAAYTIERPLHMGAALAGAGPELVAAYREFGTDIGIAFQLRDDLLGVFGDPAVTGKPSGDDLREGKRTVLIAEALRRADATAPAAAGLIRAGLGTDLTPEQVAELRTALTELGAVDAVEKRIGVLTDQALTALEASTATPDAKRQLRAMALAATARAY